One window of the Eucalyptus grandis isolate ANBG69807.140 chromosome 6, ASM1654582v1, whole genome shotgun sequence genome contains the following:
- the LOC104449868 gene encoding IST1-like protein gives MFDSLLKSKFHNKCKTAMKLTKTRLETIMKKRKAMEKYLRKDIADLLRNGLDTNAYGRAEGLLIEQNMTSCYHLIEQFSGCILGQLLVMEKQSECPEECREAIASLMYAAARFADLPELRELRSLFADRYGKSLEPFVNKEFVEKMRTPERTKDMKLQLMHDIALEFSVDWDSKALEQKLYNPTTHDQEKSKVGSSGNNADNDYKQHKSKDRADSKRESDYAEDKPQKDKLDLSHPKEMAGTFPFTEERESQKTPISLAAAAAAAARPK, from the exons ATGTTCGACAGTCTGTTGAAATCGAAATTCCATAACAAATG CAAGACGGCGATGAAGCTCACGAAGACGCGACTGGAGACGAtaatgaagaagaggaaggcgaTGGAGAAGTACTTGAGAAAGGACATTGCCGATCTCCTCAGGAATGGTCTCGACACCAACGCCTACGGCAGG GCCGAAGGTCTTCTCATTGAGCAGAACATGACCTCATGCTACCATCTCATCGAGCAATTCTCTGGGTGCATATTGGGTCAACTACTAGTAATGGAGAAGCAGAG TGAATGCCCTGAGGAATGCCGAGAGGCCATAGCATCTCTAATGTATGCCGCTGCTCGATTTGCTGATCTGCCGGAACTGCGTGAGCTGCGAAGTTTATTTGCAGATCGTTATGGAAAGTCTCTCGAACCCTTTGTCAATAAAGAG TTTGTCGAGAAAATGAGGACGCCGGAGCGCACCAAGGATATGAAGCTTCAGCTGATGCATGACATTGCTCTCGAGTTCTCTGTGGACTGGGACTCCAAGGCATTGGAGCAGAAGCTATATAACCCAACTACACATGATCAA GAGAAATCCAAAGTAGGGTCTTCAGGCAACAATGCTGACAATGACTATAAGCAGCATAAAAGCAAGGACCGTGCTGACTCAAAAAGAGAGAGTGACTATGCTGAAGACAAACCACAGAAGGACAAGCTTGACCTTTCGCATCCAAAAGAAATGGCAGGGACCTTCCCTTTTACGGAAGAAAGGGAGTCACAGAAGACACCGATAAGcttagcagcagcagcagcagcagcagcgaggCCGAAGTGA